The Periplaneta americana isolate PAMFEO1 chromosome 10, P.americana_PAMFEO1_priV1, whole genome shotgun sequence genome includes a window with the following:
- the LOC138707584 gene encoding uncharacterized protein, which translates to MKTKADMDEARKDAKRTGGGPAKHLPEKSQDILAEKFQGQFDSLADTMDDDFIPFQEGPGPAIEETEEPIAVTSPLETESDIPMKNKRKKCSSENEFRQRILEMAEDEHWEKRVATRGNPRDGA; encoded by the exons ATGAAAACGAAAGCTGACATGGACGAAGCCAGAAAAGATGCCAAAAGAACTGGGGGAGGTCCTGCTAAACATCTACCAGAAAAATCACAAGACATTCTGGCAGAAAAGTTTCAAGGACAATTTGATTCTCTAGCAGACACAATGGATGATGACTTTATTCCATTTCAG GAGGGACCCGGACCAGCAATAGAAGAGACAGAGGAGCCAATTGCAGTAACTAGTCCATTGGAAACAGAGTCAGATATACCTATGAA gaataaaaggaaaaaatgcAGCAGTGAAAACGAATTTCGCCAAAGAATTTTGGAGATGGCGGAGGATGAACATTGGGAaaagagggtggccactagagggaacccaagagatggagcttaa